Proteins co-encoded in one Planctomycetia bacterium genomic window:
- a CDS encoding acetolactate synthase: protein MSTGEGAGTGFKTSRGRNYPAIRQFTVFLENRVGQLLEVVRRFEGSRVRIVAFSIADSAECAFVRFLLSHPEQGREILERAGLAMVESDLIGVELPEGPQPLLRVCTALLQAEVNITQAYPLLVRPRGRPAVALMVDNIDVALDTLDSKGFVTLTEADLLEEEEE from the coding sequence ATGAGTACTGGGGAAGGCGCCGGAACCGGCTTCAAGACCTCCCGCGGACGCAATTACCCGGCGATCCGCCAGTTCACCGTCTTCTTGGAGAACCGGGTCGGCCAGTTGCTGGAAGTGGTCCGCCGCTTCGAAGGGAGCCGCGTCCGCATTGTCGCGTTTTCGATCGCCGATAGCGCCGAGTGCGCCTTCGTGCGATTCTTGTTGAGCCACCCCGAGCAAGGGCGCGAGATCCTGGAGCGCGCCGGTCTGGCAATGGTGGAAAGCGACCTGATTGGCGTCGAGTTGCCCGAGGGCCCGCAACCACTGCTGCGCGTCTGCACGGCGCTGCTGCAGGCCGAGGTGAACATCACCCAGGCCTATCCGTTGCTGGTCCGCCCGCGCGGCCGCCCGGCCGTGGCGCTGATGGTGGACAACATCGACGTCGCCCTAGATACACTCGATTCCAAGGGCTTCGTCACGCTGACCGAAGCGGACTTGTTGGAGGAAGAAGAGGAATGA
- a CDS encoding aminotransferase class I/II-fold pyridoxal phosphate-dependent enzyme — translation MRSHAPLIPPIELSAVYRMRDPDDADAVLSGETPGFAYARDGHPNAEALAEHCRRLHDAERGAVCASGMSALAAAVLALTKSGDHLLVSDQLYGKSIRLLAGECARFGVCATMVDTSCLDKVAAALVARPKLLVIETISNPLLHVADIAELAKLAHAHGTLLLVDNTFATPALCQPLKWGADLVLESLTKMMNGHSDVVLGFLGGAEEKWERVPPAISTWGLAASPFDCWLALRGLGTLEVRMERASANALAVAALLTKQPGVREVFYPGLPSSAEHALARQYLSGGFGSMVTFTLAGGRPAATAFIQALANSIPFAPSLGDLSTTLSHPESTSHRGLAPTERARLGIDGGTIRLSVGIEPTEKVIDAITAAFALV, via the coding sequence ATGCGATCGCATGCCCCACTCATCCCCCCGATTGAGTTGTCCGCTGTCTACCGCATGCGGGATCCCGACGACGCCGACGCGGTTCTCAGCGGTGAAACACCCGGTTTCGCCTACGCGCGCGACGGGCATCCCAATGCGGAGGCCTTGGCCGAGCATTGTCGACGACTTCACGACGCCGAGCGCGGCGCTGTCTGCGCCTCGGGAATGAGCGCGCTGGCGGCCGCCGTGTTGGCCCTCACGAAATCGGGCGACCACTTGCTGGTCAGCGATCAGCTCTATGGTAAGAGCATTCGCCTGCTGGCCGGAGAATGCGCACGATTCGGCGTTTGCGCAACGATGGTGGACACTTCCTGTCTCGATAAAGTCGCCGCCGCGCTCGTTGCTCGGCCGAAGCTGCTTGTGATCGAGACGATTTCCAATCCGCTATTGCACGTTGCCGATATCGCCGAGTTGGCAAAGCTAGCGCATGCACATGGGACATTGCTGCTGGTCGATAACACGTTTGCGACGCCGGCGCTGTGTCAGCCGCTCAAGTGGGGGGCGGACTTGGTGTTGGAAAGCCTGACCAAGATGATGAACGGACATAGCGATGTCGTGCTCGGTTTCCTCGGCGGTGCGGAGGAGAAATGGGAGCGCGTGCCCCCGGCAATCTCCACCTGGGGACTGGCTGCTAGCCCCTTTGATTGCTGGCTGGCCTTGCGCGGCTTAGGAACCTTAGAAGTGCGCATGGAACGAGCGTCGGCCAATGCGCTCGCTGTCGCGGCATTACTGACGAAGCAGCCCGGTGTGCGAGAAGTCTTCTACCCGGGGCTGCCGTCGAGCGCCGAGCATGCGCTCGCGCGACAATACTTGTCCGGCGGCTTCGGCTCGATGGTGACCTTTACGCTCGCGGGCGGAAGACCGGCGGCCACCGCGTTCATTCAGGCGTTGGCCAACAGCATTCCCTTCGCGCCGTCGCTGGGGGACTTGAGTACCACACTCAGTCATCCGGAATCCACCAGCCATCGCGGCCTCGCCCCAACGGAACGGGCGCGCCTCGGCATCGACGGCGGAACGATTCGGCTATCGGTCGGGATTGAGCCAACAGAAAAAGTCATCGATGCGATTACCGCTGCTTTCGCACTTGTATAG